A region from the Lolium perenne isolate Kyuss_39 chromosome 4, Kyuss_2.0, whole genome shotgun sequence genome encodes:
- the LOC127301349 gene encoding ethylene-responsive transcription factor RAP2-12 — protein sequence MCGGAILANFSPDRVRRRLTAAQLWPNAFSSAERRTTGKRKRNAAATTDDEFEAEFQRFEEEDNHDETPTEAASVAGRSRRCRPYLAGATSPLDVPVAGGSRRRRVAGARSSKYRGVRRRSSGRWAAEIRDARQGRRVWLGTYGTAEEAGRAYDREARRIRGKRARLNFPLEGCSSRRNIDLNRPAVPDDDMMATDDDAGNVEVTKIIQPMAQGAHDEQTASIVSELMGRAHRRSGTRVPPEALLRAALISACSREMEEVAALRRDLENRMRQLDERKDQLARIAALLLD from the coding sequence ATGTGCGGGGGTGCGATCCTCGCCAACTTCAGCCCCGATCGGGTGCGCCGGCGGCTCACAGCAGCCCAGCTCTGGCCAAACGCCTTCTCGTCGGCGGAGAGGAGGACTACCGGCAAGAGGAAGAGGAACGCCGCTGCCACGACCGACGACGAGTTCGAGGCAGAGTTCCAGCGTTTCGAGGAGGAGGACAACCACGACGAGACTCCTACCGAGGCGGCGTCTGTAGCCGGTCGGTCCCGGAGGTGCCGTCCTTACCTCGCCGGTGCAACCAGCCCACTAGATGTTCCCGTCGCTGGGGGCTCCAGGCGGCGCCGCGTAGCGGGTGCCAGGAGCAGCAAGTACAGAGGCGTTCGCCGGCGATCATCTGGAAGGTGGGCGGCGGAGATCAGAGACGCTCGGCAGGGGCGGcgcgtgtggctcggcacctacgGCACTGCCGAGGAGGCCGGCCGTGCGTACGACCGCGAAGCCCGCCGGATCCGCGGGAAGAGAGCGAGGCTCAACTTCCCGCTCGAAGGCTGTTCTAGCCGGAGGAACATCGACCTCAACCGGCCCGCCGTCCCTGACGACGACATGATGGctaccgatgatgacgcaggcaacGTCGAGGTGACGAAGATCATACAGCCGATGGCGCAGGGTGCTCACGACGAGCAGACGGCGAGCATCGTATCTGAGCTTATGGGCAGAGCGCACCGGAGGAGCGGAACCAGAGTGCCGCCCGAGGCGCTGCTGCGTGCGGCGTTGATCTCCGCATGCAGCCGCGAGATGGAAGAGGTTGCCGCCCTGAGGAGGGACCTGGAGAACCGCATGAGGCAGCTGGATGAGCGGAAAGATCAGCTCGCGAGGATAGCTGCTCTTTTGCTTGACTGA